Part of the Tenebrio molitor chromosome 4, icTenMoli1.1, whole genome shotgun sequence genome, GTTCGCTTTGCCAAAAGGTAGAAGTTGCACTGCTGAATTTGTCACTGTCATGTGTACCCTATgatattaaaatgaatttatttcgGCGTCTGTAACGTAAATCTTTTGCCGCGAATCATTTACGTTGGGCCACTAAGTATAATGATTTGAGAAGattcttaaaataaatcattattccagtttcttgaatatttaattttttattatctacaTCCTCCTACTAGTAAGTATAATTATGATAAATacgaaataattttgcaacaaaaaattaaaagacagGAATCCCTCTTGGCTACTTTATGAAGAAATGTATTGAACCTgtgtaaacgttgtgcagcatcttcgcgatttcgggcGTCTCGAAATGAATAACCGTGTTCTTGGCCGCCAACGCGAAGATTgcattttagttgcagaagaagaaattcctCACGAAATCCAAGAGCGTCACTTCCAGcagtcattttaattaatgtgaAAATCACATCGTATCGGttatttccaatttttaaaccAAGTCTTGCGCGAACTACTCGAGGAAATTTCTCTAGCAATTTGACAAGAAATGTGGTACCTTCATTACGGTCGGAGATTAGGGAATGGATTGACATCTCTTTTCCAAATCGTTGGATATGTCGTGATGGtccctttttttttgaaatctccGGTCGCCAGATTTGAACCCGTGCGATTTTTTCGTATACCTACAGTGTTTTTGCTTTGTTGTTTAAGCCTCCCTCGGATGAAATTTTTGGGAacaatacgaaacaaaaataatgagaaaagaaatatttatggatcctacgttgtgtttttctaacgagaggccgtaccttcggaaggtttttcgaagatgaaattaaaacgattgagcacaATTCACTTAaactttatttaacaaataatcgagtgtggttgtgtttggtcccaacaaatgatagaaataaataaatgaatttaataacagaagttggtggaaatttgacccaatgagATTTGACTCGCGGCATTCGAATTGAGATcgactcatgaataaatgactaagctgggcaaatacagaagtttatggcgcgaacagcattatacgagtttgagatgcgaactatgtgatccgatttagatttgaattgtttccccaattaaattgaacccgacgcgatgccctggaagCTCTCAGTCTAGCCTGGTCTAATAaaggataaaataaaaagggCAAAGGTTCTAACAGACTTACAAGagtacctctcttcacgtgtcagctgtaCCTAAAGGGTCACTATCCACCTAAATTTGGCAATGGCTCTTTGTGCTCTACGCCGGACCAACAGCTAATTGAGAACGATGGACACTGACGGCAGCTTCCCCCAAACGAGAAGAAGTCCCAAAGCGACGGATAATGAACTAAGATGTccccttttttttataataatttaaacttgtcgagagcacgtttccccaatcggtaaacgcaagaagatcacatacttcgcgataaagaatttaattcaagattctaaagagtcacgtggtcatcaaaagctcaaagaaaataatataatctttactttagaacgataaagaactaaatgctgtttgactaattaaatcaggactacaaataatgtaccagaattagagaaataatttaccttgtaaatgtaaagaacgtggtcacaaaatggctgctggaagtactgaacgtacctccggctactttggagatcaaaccccgagtgaatcaaaaaagccctgtttcccgtcccgcaatcggttttatcatttctggcgcaccccactttcgcaacccctacttgaccaaagtgaccaatcagctcggttctactttacgccgacCGCGACACCCTTTTgatatctctagaacttttgaaattacagtttccgttttccaccattaatttaaatgtttaaatttagacttttgttaggaccagactgaatgtacataatttgttgttgaattagaactctgaaaaagaacactaaattactgactctatacaataataaacctcaacatcaagaagaaacaagaaacaaacacaattaaaaatggaacaaatagaattaaacaggaacactgaattaccgactctatacagtaataaaaatcagcaccaagaattaaacagaattaaaatgaaacaaacagaattaaaatgaaacaaacagaataaaaatgaaacaaacataataaacatgaaacaaacagaattaaaatagaacaaattaactttattttgaaacctaaattgggcttgaaacgctgttacgtaattgtcatgtcatgcaactaaattccgttgatctgctacttctaaaaattgttctacattggtttgattccccaaaaccgttctaattaataattacttcgtaaatttcattctctcgctctctcactcacacgtCTGACatctacgactacctggctttaccgttacccggtcctctgggttttctaccgactccctttctacttttctttgttacttttctaactaaaagtgcaaacgattctagtccttttctacgataaagcgctgtttttaatttgcaattctcgccctttaattacaaatatgccacaaatttgagaatgctaaaaaagtaaattaacctaatgaacattaattttgttgttctctcaatttgaaacctgctaacatcaaattcattaattcaattatcccctgattttaactggaccacccaaattgtcgaacatGTAATTACAGTAAATTTATTGCAACGCTTCTTTTCCCCTGAACACTTGTTCCCCTTGGGCTATGTTTTGCCCCGGacgcgtacctgcattttcaaagaaaggttggcagatttcacttgaggagtGTGGTGCCACTCTTGTGAacaaagcaacaataaaatttacaactgaccagcatttccgtcgcaaatgaacggtatttaaaatatttcgttgaaattattttaacattaaaattcttaatttatcgaacctattcggaccgttacaatatcgtttaaatttgttaagtagatataaaataaattacgagttgaatttgtaAAAGAAGacgtataattaattaatataataacataacatttttgatttgcaatgcaaaaatttccgataataatgcggaatctggaaaagtgccccaaatgcttgcagcgtttccacgttgaatggaaagggaaatcctctcaaaaaggaatttctttgattttgaatcgcctgattccgcgataattcggtttccgatgacattaataaaatcGATGGTTTTTTTGctccaagggcctaaggtttcaaaggctaaacctttaaatatgtagtttgacgaaataattgaactatatttgctatgtttgcgtttgcaagccaattcagcggcaaaacctgagacttcagatgttttcaatatgTAACTGTCCGCAAGTGTATCttcaacagtaacgtcccaaaccaaaggttgacctttaatccacggtacgaAAGTCATCCGTCATCACGagatagtccgtttggttctaaagttgaattaacatgaatagaagtcaaagaccggttgataatagaattaatttcagtgtgccttgaaaatctaccactgcttttggaacaacttagaccgtgaatgccaatttcgtcaactttcgcattgcatttgcaaatatgaggtgtacaaagattacaacccaatcttaaaccaatacaaacttggcaggaagtgttatctaaaagagtaccaatatatagagaaggtattgcatgtaacaaagatcctgattctctgcattgcaaagccttaaaacgagccaagtccctagatgaattaaagattaagtcattggcaattattcgtttgatattgatattatcccaattcttctgaaattgtggaattgtaaaatgaattattaataatggaaAATTAGGCACCTAATTATTGTAGTCattttcaacgacatccgtgctgtcagtgtcatttttaacaTGTTGTAGCAGCTTGAACACACAAATTCATGACCAGTATTCAGAgcataacaaattttacttaaaaaaatgtcaaacaagaaattgaggttatggtaaaagaaaatgtatatttcgtgaaacatcaataacaaacaagaactcaatcttcaacatggtgtaaaacatggttaaactAAGTCATCCTCGTAATCagactacatattttctttgatttgtcggaaaataaaaaattgaatttgtcaaaattactATAGTATTGGCGTTATAACTTTTCATTTGCTCCGCCCACATAAAttgaccaatgagaatcaaagccagattcaatctgtataatttttcatcacatttgccacgtaaaaaacttaaggttagaattttgctgtcaagttcacaattattgttttaggtttaaaaaaataaaatgtcattaagacaattcgaatgtcagattttttttctgtgtgaATCAGATAGTCTTAAAGctaaagtcaaaacgaaacatgacaAGGCGGAGCTTAGGATGTGCGCTCTCCAATTTACCGCTGACAGGGGCGTATCATACAGTCGTCAGTTTAGGGGCAAAAACTAAACCAAAACTAAATTTTCTTCATCTGATGAAAGAAATTCTACACCGAGGTCATCTACTTTTGTTGAAGAATCTctaatagaataataaaaactatCTTCATCTTCAGAACATTCCCCTAACATTCCTCTATAgcgtaaacaaaagaaaattttctgcTGGATTCAGCTGATCTACATTCGTCTTCTGCGCAAACCCGGTGatgtcatgtttcgttttgactttacctctaacaacctatttggttggtaactaagaaaatgtaatgggcggggcagataaaatgttacgttgtccttaatATAAACTAAAACAGCAAGtgatgccaacatactgtcataCTGACAGCatggatgtcattgaaaatgACTGTATACTCGTATAGAATTAAACAGAAATTGTACATCGATTAATACGACTTTAACTTAAAAATATTGCTGAtggaaaaatcttcaaattatttttttctagtttcaAGAGTTACTCCGTAGCCATCCTTACTGGCAATTAGTACATGGTAACGAAGTTTAATACTTGCAACAGATTTGTGTTGAGTTGAAATAATTCGGAAatttcttattaaatttaatatagaAACTTTCATTGACATCATGGCAAATGACATCCCTGAAAAgatgaaataatttaaaacgtgaaaaattataatgcaaaatattttaccaataCAATTTCTCGGAGGAATGCTAAAGGGCATAAACGAATAACGAggtcttttttcaatttcttctgGCAGAAATCTGTCAGGATCAAATTTTAGTGGATCTGGCCAATGTATGGGATTCCTATGTATAAAATGTAAAGGAATGAATAGATCGCTACCTTCGGGAATTACAACGTCACCTACAATACATTCAGTACAGTTCATCAATTAAAGGCGTCGCAAACTTACCTATTTTAATATCTTCCTGAACCTGTCTAAACAGAACAGGTGCTATGGGAAATAATCTCATGGTTTCTTTGATAACACGTTCCAAATAGTCCATTCTAGTTAAATCATCCAACGTAGGATCTCTGTCGCTATTTCCAAAGATGTCGCATATCTCTTTGTAAAGTTTTTCTTGGACACCTTGGTGCATGGCTAACATTATTGTGGTAAAACTTAATGTGAGAGCCGTTGTGTCGCTGCCTGCTGCAATCATCGTATGTATTTCTTCCATCATTTCTTCGTCGGTCCATTTACTCTCTTcttcagtaattttaattaagttacttaaataatttttgttattgccACTATCGTCGACTTCATCTTTATTacacttttttctttcaagaaTCTAAAATtacttcatttaaaaaataaattattaaaacgtCATTTGTACTTGCTTTTCTGACGTAAGCATAACCCATTGCACAAACCTTATCCAATCTCTTTTCATATCCCAACAATCTCCACACAAGATTATTGTGTAATATTGGATTAAAGTAACGTTTCGCTATGTAAGACGCACCTCTAAAACAATTAAGTTAATACTCTGTGGACAATTGTGGTTTATTTCATTTACTCGGCAACCCAcgaaaaatattcattttgatgattGAGATCGGTCGTATCTACCCCCATACATGTGTctacaataataacaatttagaaaaaaaaattttgaaatgtaggTAATTGTAAAATGCTAACTAACCACAAATAACTTTAAATGTATATTCGCAATATCGAGTAAAGATGTTTGTTTCACAACTAACGTAGTTCttttttaagttggcaataaattcattTGAACGTTCCACAAAGATGTCAAAATATGAATTCAAAATGGTTTGATTAAAcgtttgattaattatttttctatggGTTCTCCATGTTGAAACTGAAACAGAATTAACATTTTGacgaaaatattaaaatgtacatatactcgtatgtatacaggtgtcccaaaaatggcgtactaacggtgcactacggtgtagaagagattacagtaaacgtccgaaaaatgttaaaaaaattctattggacttatttgctgatttagcggtctttgaaagtagcacttaacaggtcaattattttgaaatatatgtatgaaattgctacctctaatcgtacttattatcacaaagtacaagatcactcactaccaatatctaatcctgcataatagagaatttagaagctttggaaatagaaaaaattatttcaagtccactacggtaacattgcaaggtaatgatgtacgaatatattttgtttacacgtattaccgttaataataataataaaaataatacatttaaacatcctcgataaagtagtaagtagtttgtacgccatttttgggacacctgtatatatatatacagagtgtatcTGAAACACGTGTGTTGATTTTAAGCAGTGGATGAACTcgtcaatttatgaaacttctCTATAACGTTTTTAcgttgatttaaaatttggaataaattagccatcaaagtgtatacccgtctgtgggtaagggcgaaattttcttttgtgatAGAAATGAAGCCctgttaaaataattatattgttacagaaaaaattaaataattaaaatttaagttCTCctggtttcaaaaaaaatgagacTAGTTAATAacacaaaacgactcattTGGTAAAATTGGGGGACAACTTTTAGGAATTCAGCGAAATGTAATAGAGAAAAGTATCATAAATTGTGGaattcttccactggttaaaagttacacacgtatttcagatacaccctgtatacaacctaattttgaaattagttCAAATAGATCAACCAATTAGGTATAACTGTTTACTTAAAATCCAAATgttcagaaattatttttatatttttttctaacacttgTATCTTACAcagtttttattgaatttcaGCTCACTTGTTATTTCCTTTAAAATACGCTTTCGTCTATAACATACGAGTACATCGTGAACAGCTACGTATTCTTTAAGATCATAAAATACACAGCAATTTTCGCATTTTATGTGttgacgcgcctcgaataatttaataagttAGAAAAACAAGTGTTTTTAaccgtctataaaacacttatTGTTTGAATggctataaaaaaatttgcaattacatatttttacattaatttaaaaagcactatttaaaaaaaaagtatttaataaaataaaaaggtaTTTTAAAAGTACCTAACATCTAGATTTTTCATTAaagaatgaaataataaagtaaattgCATTTActcattttcaaattcttttaCAGTAGGCATTGGATTTATAAAGGGCATTTCCGGAGTGGTAATAaacccgacggaattgaaaatgcaactcacaatacatttccaaagctAACGTTGATATTTGatctttgatttaaaaaacataaaacatagttagctgtgcagtttagtgaattttgacaaaaagtcattcgcttggttaaatgaaactgaaaaaacgaatagtttttgggaaaatgtttattgtctgcataaacgcgcaacggccgaagcatttttattacattcgccgtaaatcaggatcatatttgttttctcatcgttcgaattttaatcgtcgtattttaacatATTCATAAAtatcagttgtgacaaataaaattattggaagcaaagctatcatggattcataatttcatttaaaaacaatacggtatttaaaatagccacgttaactttggaaacgTGTTGTGAGTTCCATTTTAAATTCCGCTTGGCTCactatcactcgtgaaataccctgtattactaataaattacATACTTGGTGCAGTTAGTATTCCATTACCAAATGCGGGTTCAAGAAATTTGAACAACGACCCCCTGGCAAGAGAATGCTTCATAACATATTCTACAGCATCTAAATCGGAAATTATAATGAATAAATAGGGACCCAGCCACATTTTTCCAATTGGTCCATATTTCTCGGCCACTTCCATTATTTTAGGATAAAATTCTTACAAGAAAAGTTACTTAAGTATACTTATATGTTCTAATACTCTCACATTGTTTTACCATCTGGACCTTTGAGGAATAGATGAATGCTTCCCAAAAATGGTAAAGCAAAAGGCCCTTTTATCTTTGCAGTATAATAGTACAACTTTCTTCTTTtccaacaataattaataataaacaacactAACACCACTGATGATAAATGAAACAGAACACTACTGACGTTAAAATTCTTTTCCTTCATGCcgatattcatttatttaaatcaaagaATCTGTTTTACGTCTGCTGTCACTATGAAAAGAAATATGTTTTGAGAAGAAACCACCGATATATATATGTtcgtaaaaagaacaagaatcAAGTATTTTGTTAGAGGACAACAGCGTCCTTGATTAGGAGTGTTTTTCGGTGTAAACATGCcacggaaaaataaaacaatattagaaataataataataaaaatttctctagacggtaataattaatatacagggtggtccaagGAAAAGTATCCACTTGGATTATCTTGAAAACTGCAGATTTCACCCATAAGTGAAACCACAAGTGACCAAACTAagccagctgacacgtgaagagaggtaccgTATAAGTCTGTTAGTACCTTCTTCCCTTCTATTTTCAATCACCAGACTAGGCTTTGACTGAGGGCTTCCGGGGATATAGCGTACGGTTCAATTTAATGGGGGAGACATTTCAAATCCAAaccggatcacatagttccCAACTCAAACTCTTCTAATGCTGTTCAGTTCcataatttatgtatttatccAGTTCGGTCATTTATCCATGAGTCACATCTCAATTCACGGACCGCGAGTCAAATCTCATTGAGTCAAATGTCAACCAACGTCTGCTATTAGTTATCACTTattagatttatttatttatttataccgtttgttgggaccaaacatcacgacactcgattatttgttaaataaaatttaagtgaagtgtgttcaatcgttttaattccatTTTGAAATCCTCCGAAAGGTACGCCTCTAgtagaacctaattaaactaaattatGAACAAAACAcaacataaagtccattcattttgtattgaacttttcaaggtcaaataattttattttttggttttgtaattatgttttgtaaatagtgacatgcaggtaaacaccgtaaacgttgaattgagcattgctaaaatcacattatgttggttgtatgcatgtcactatttacaaaacataattacagtgccaaaatttaaattatttgaccttgaaaagttcaatacaaaatgaatggactttaggaTCGTTAAACTTTtcttttcttattattttctttcctatttttccgcaaaaatatAATCCGAGGGAATACGGTAACCAATAATACATCAAATAAGGGAGGAAAGTCGAAAAGTTTCCTGGgcaatttttctaaacataTTGAGAAAAACCCAAAATTTTTGGTATTGTTGTAAAGAGAGTTTAAATCACTTTAAAATGATATTGATATGATATTCATTCCCTGTTCTCCATAATACCGTTGAGACAAATTTTGTGAGTTGGCACTCCTAAATAATTGGTATGCCCAGTCATTTATCAAAGAGTTGTCTGTCAATCCGTTTTCTAAGTTAGGAttctagaaataaataatcataatttgatttattttgacttttgaactgtcatagttgaatttgtcaattcaAGTGTACTAAGataaaatcgtaaatgtgttgccaactgaacaaaaataattttaatcattaaaagtcacccTGTAGTTCGCGAGATAGAGGCCACCTTGCCAAAAAGATGAATGACATTGCACTGGTGAATTTACCACTGTCATGTGTTCCTTAGGATATCAAAATTGACCTACTTGGGCGTTTGTCATATAAATGTgtagttttcaaaataatgcgGCTGAATAATTTACGTTAGGTCACTCGGTATAATGATTTAAGGAgattcttaaaacaaaaataaaaattaaaatttaaataattattcaaattttttgcatatttaattgtttattatacggtgcgatcaattaaaaaataaatcgagtcggcgtattacctatggcaacccatgctatagcataggctccaaagcaaactcgatttattttttaaatgatcgctcggtatttgTCCTACTAGTCCTCTAACTAGTAAATACgggattattcacgtaagatgacgagcctgaccaggtaaaaatgcaatccAAAATACGTTTTCCAAATCATATGTTATGTTTTGgtatttacaaattaaatacTTTTTGCGATTACGGGGTTtctaattatcgaaaaaatgtGACGCTTGGCTATGAAGAGGCACGCATATGGAGCTATAAGCCTGTccgattattttatttattatcaattgggTTTCGCGTCAGGAGGTGATTaagtgaaattaatcaaaattcgtttttttttttaaatctaaataGGTTAAAACTAATAGAGAAAAcagatataaaaattaaaaaaaattaaaacgcatcACATTGCCGATTATTTCCAATTAATGAAGATGCCACACAACTAACAGGAATTTATGACGTAGTTACACTAACTGCCTAATCACAAACCAAACCAGAAGTAAGATTTACAACACCCCATCGGCAAACTGCAGGTACTTACCCTGTCAGGGCCGAACTCGACTATTTTACGCCTCCAAACATTCCgaagaaattttctaataaattacgtaatggagttgaaattattcaatattcagttttctaaaatatctatttttcatttaaagaaaaatccttTACGGATGAAAAGTTGCTGCGAATCGTTTCTATAATAAACTGGAATTTCACCAGTACTGACCTGAAAAATGGTTTCGGGAAAGCCGGGAAAGCGGAAGTGGATCAATCAAAAAGGTGACGAGTTCTGTAACTagtaaaggaaaaaaaactttcaatatTTGGACCAATTTGGTATTAAATCGCTATTGTAACGCAAATACACCCTCGCGACCGGGAGTAGTTCCGTGACGCTCCACTAGTACGCTCTCGAGGGCGCCACTCCATCTTCCCGGTGCGGCTCTCGCTCTTAGCCAGGATCTCCCCCATTGGTCAAGTTTCCGCGCGCTCTTTTGCATGCCCTCAGGCCATCGGACGAGGGTATAAAAGAAATTGCATCCCCTTGAAACATCAGTTGCGCTTGCTTCGGTGACACAACTCTCTCTCCTCCAGCAGCACCCTCTGTGGTCACTGGTCTTTTCCGAATCAAAAGCAAGCCGACAAGTGGACACTGCGTTTACCCTGACATCCCGAACCCTCTTCTTCGAAGGCATCACCAGGTCCCCCTGACGACACCTCCGTGGAAGCTCGACCCGTCTTTTCGAAAtcactttgtacatttacaataaataaatacattcgaAACCACCCTACACTATAAAGTTAGCTCCATCacacaaatttaattgaaaaaagttgaTCATGCTCAATCATAGTTGAATATTGATTGTGCCTACCGAGTTTCAGAATTTGTGGGACAATTATCAAATgtgtaatcgcaaaaatggtaagtgttggaccaccCTGCATCTGTCATTGGATTCTTCGCTCATGTTTTTAGTATTTGAATATGTTTTCGAACGATGATAGAACCGACATGATCCTACTTAACCATtagttttgtgattttaattgcttatgattgttattaaatcctggggtgcgatcaattaaaaaataaatcgagtcggcgtgttacctatggcaacccatgctatagcataggctccaaagcaaactcgatttattttttaaatgatcgctcggtattttCTTGAGAGAGGCACTTTTCTGatttctgtcaaaatttgacattcattaggctgacgATAAAAGttatctatgttttatgtgcattatgattatgtaatagggatcgagataaccctgtataattatgCTAAATACGGAATAATTTTGcaacaaagaatttaaaaatgggaATCCCTCTTGAATATAGTACTTTTACCCCTAATAGAAATATTcgggtgattttttttaattgtattcattcaattcatttaatttagaATTGCAGTTTTGTTGTAAGCCGCGCGTTTCCAGTAATTCATGAATTTAGCGACCTAGAATTGTGATCGCGCTCATTTTTTGCGCATGGTTCTTCTCCTGGcgttatcaaattttaacttttttttttttgagcgaGGAAGGACTC contains:
- the LOC138129582 gene encoding cytochrome P450 4C1-like: MNIGMKEKNFNVSSVLFHLSSVVLVLFIINYCWKRRKLYYYTAKIKGPFALPFLGSIHLFLKGPDEFYPKIMEVAEKYGPIGKMWLGPYLFIIISDLDAVEYVMKHSLARGSLFKFLEPAFGNGILTAPISTWRTHRKIINQTFNQTILNSYFDIFVERSNEFIANLKKNYVSCETNIFTRYCEYTFKVICDTCMGVDTTDLNHQNEYFSWVAEGASYIAKRYFNPILHNNLVWRLLGYEKRLDKVCAMGYAYVRKILERKKCNKDEVDDSGNNKNYLSNLIKITEEESKWTDEEMMEEIHTMIAAGSDTTALTLSFTTIMLAMHQGVQEKLYKEICDIFGNSDRDPTLDDLTRMDYLERVIKETMRLFPIAPVLFRQVQEDIKIGDVVIPEGSDLFIPLHFIHRNPIHWPDPLKFDPDRFLPEEIEKRPRYSFMPFSIPPRNCIGMSFAMMSMKVSILNLIRNFRIISTQHKSVASIKLRYHVLIASKDGYGVTLETRKK